From Chryseobacterium sp. H1D6B, a single genomic window includes:
- a CDS encoding helix-turn-helix transcriptional regulator encodes MGNSEKQHPLLKVWSTYPSERKENKNIVHQPPIERIIGEMFAIGEFYYYAINLTNSTLSHHHENIIKLHGLKKFPENLKEVIDLTHPDDIDFVIKAEHAVIQKMLEIGLEHQLFTKSSYCFRMKTSKGNYELFHHQAVPTLEDENGHIIQSINIHTNIHHITKQNPYTVLVSGIGHRKDFHQIKIENPVIINPCPDFNLTKRETEVLSFIAKGYSGPEISQILIVSEHTVRSHRKNILSKTNSRNSKELLKKAFEWGLV; translated from the coding sequence ATGGGAAATTCTGAGAAACAGCATCCATTATTAAAGGTTTGGAGTACCTATCCAAGTGAGAGGAAAGAAAATAAAAATATTGTACATCAGCCCCCTATTGAAAGAATAATCGGAGAGATGTTTGCCATCGGAGAATTTTATTATTACGCCATCAATCTTACCAACAGTACTCTTTCCCATCATCATGAAAATATCATTAAACTTCATGGGTTAAAAAAATTCCCGGAAAATCTAAAAGAAGTGATTGATCTCACTCATCCGGACGATATTGATTTCGTCATCAAGGCTGAGCACGCTGTTATTCAAAAAATGCTGGAAATCGGGCTTGAACACCAGCTTTTCACAAAATCCAGTTATTGCTTCAGAATGAAAACTTCCAAAGGAAATTATGAACTTTTTCATCATCAGGCGGTTCCTACACTGGAAGATGAAAACGGCCATATCATACAGTCTATCAACATTCATACAAATATCCATCATATCACCAAACAAAATCCCTATACTGTTTTAGTTTCGGGAATAGGCCATAGAAAAGACTTTCATCAGATAAAAATTGAAAATCCTGTCATTATTAATCCCTGCCCTGATTTCAATTTAACCAAAAGGGAAACGGAAGTATTATCTTTTATTGCCAAAGGATATTCAGGGCCGGAAATATCGCAGATCCTTATTGTATCTGAACATACGGTACGCAGCCACCGAAAGAATATTTTATCAAAAACCAACTCCAGAAACAGCAAAGAACTCCTGAAAAAAGCTTTTGAATGGGGATTGGTTTAA
- a CDS encoding hydroxymethylglutaryl-CoA reductase, degradative, which translates to MNHQPIEGFSKLTKEGKIDWLVNEYLNGNQEYQDILKQYWNENTDLQKLHDEFSENTISNFYMPYGIAPNFLIDGKLVALPMAVEESSVVAAASKAAKFWIDKGGFKTTIINTEKLGHTHFIFNAESPKLQHFFNFKLKKKLMEATEDITANMRNRGGGILNISLVDKTADMANYYQLKASFDTVDSMGANFINSCLERFGKTLKEEVLNDENFTQEEKDSLQIVMNILSNFTPDCIVRAEVSCPIEDLKDDSGISNEEFARKFKQAVTIAEIEPFRATTHNKGVMNGVDAVVIATGNDFRATEACAHAYAARDGQYRSLTHCTTDNGVFRFWIDLPISVGVVGGLTNLHPLVKFSLALLGKPSAQELMSILAVSGLAQNFGALRSLVTTGIQKGHMKMHLLNILNQMGATEEEKQYFVTYFKDKTVTHHEVINEFNRLRGQ; encoded by the coding sequence ATGAATCATCAACCTATTGAAGGTTTTTCCAAACTAACGAAAGAAGGAAAAATTGACTGGCTCGTAAATGAATATCTAAACGGAAACCAGGAATATCAAGATATATTAAAACAATATTGGAACGAAAATACTGATCTTCAGAAACTTCATGATGAGTTTTCTGAAAATACGATCTCTAATTTCTATATGCCTTACGGAATTGCGCCGAACTTTTTAATTGACGGAAAATTAGTGGCCCTTCCAATGGCTGTAGAAGAAAGTTCTGTAGTCGCCGCTGCTTCTAAAGCCGCTAAATTCTGGATAGATAAAGGAGGTTTTAAAACAACTATTATCAATACAGAGAAATTAGGACATACGCACTTTATCTTTAATGCAGAATCTCCTAAACTGCAGCATTTCTTTAATTTTAAATTGAAGAAAAAATTAATGGAAGCCACTGAAGATATCACTGCTAATATGAGAAATCGGGGTGGCGGTATTTTGAACATCAGTCTTGTTGATAAAACTGCTGATATGGCCAATTATTATCAGCTGAAGGCAAGTTTTGACACCGTAGATTCAATGGGAGCGAATTTCATTAATTCATGTCTTGAACGTTTCGGAAAAACTCTGAAAGAAGAGGTTTTGAATGATGAGAACTTTACGCAGGAAGAAAAAGATTCACTGCAGATCGTGATGAATATTCTTTCCAATTTTACACCGGACTGTATTGTAAGAGCTGAGGTTTCATGTCCGATTGAAGACTTGAAAGACGACAGCGGTATTTCTAATGAAGAATTTGCCAGAAAATTTAAACAGGCCGTTACGATTGCAGAAATAGAACCTTTCCGTGCTACAACGCATAATAAAGGAGTCATGAATGGAGTAGATGCTGTGGTAATCGCTACCGGAAATGATTTCAGAGCGACAGAGGCCTGTGCGCATGCCTACGCCGCAAGAGACGGACAATACAGATCACTGACGCATTGTACAACAGATAACGGTGTTTTCCGATTCTGGATCGATCTTCCGATTTCTGTGGGAGTAGTCGGCGGTTTAACGAACCTTCATCCTTTGGTGAAATTTTCTTTGGCCCTTCTTGGGAAACCTTCTGCTCAGGAATTGATGAGTATTCTCGCAGTTTCAGGGCTGGCACAGAATTTCGGAGCACTGCGTTCTTTAGTAACCACAGGAATTCAAAAAGGACATATGAAAATGCACCTGCTGAATATTTTAAACCAGATGGGAGCTACAGAAGAAGAGAAACAGTATTTTGTGACTTACTTTAAAGATAAAACGGTAACCCATCATGAGGTTATCAATGAATTTAACAGATTAAGAGGTCAATAA
- the pfkA gene encoding 6-phosphofructokinase → MKESAVKKIAVLTSGGDSPGMNAALRAVVRTANYYNIECYGVREGYNGLIHDDFLKMGPRSVKNIINQGGTILKSARSLEFKTKEGRQRAYDNCVKHGVDALVCIGGDGTFTGAKVFYEEFGIKVIGVPGTIDNDIFGTDNTIGYDTALNTAMEAIDKVRDTATSHNRVFFVEVMGRDAGFIALNSGLATGALDILIPEKKDSMSELFSNFRKAEKTGKASSVVVVAEGENLGSIYELAKQTQKEFPDYDIRVTILGHIQRGGSPSCADRVLASRLGYGAVIGLMEGRTNVMAGMRSNDMVYTPIEDAIKKHNEINQDLLLISEILAI, encoded by the coding sequence ATGAAAGAAAGTGCTGTAAAAAAAATTGCGGTTCTTACTTCAGGAGGAGATTCTCCGGGTATGAATGCGGCATTAAGAGCGGTAGTAAGAACCGCCAATTACTATAATATTGAATGTTACGGAGTGAGAGAAGGCTACAACGGTCTTATCCATGATGATTTCCTAAAAATGGGACCTCGTTCTGTAAAAAATATAATCAACCAGGGCGGAACGATCTTAAAATCTGCCAGATCCCTAGAATTCAAAACCAAAGAAGGAAGACAAAGAGCTTACGACAACTGTGTAAAACATGGTGTTGACGCTTTAGTATGCATCGGAGGAGACGGAACTTTCACAGGAGCCAAGGTCTTCTATGAGGAATTCGGAATCAAAGTTATTGGGGTACCCGGTACTATTGATAATGATATCTTCGGAACAGACAACACCATTGGGTATGACACTGCTTTGAATACAGCAATGGAAGCCATCGATAAGGTTCGTGATACAGCTACTTCCCACAACAGAGTTTTCTTTGTAGAAGTAATGGGCCGTGATGCAGGTTTTATCGCTTTGAACAGCGGATTGGCAACAGGGGCTTTAGACATTCTGATTCCTGAGAAAAAAGACAGCATGTCTGAGCTTTTTTCCAACTTCAGAAAAGCAGAAAAAACGGGAAAAGCGTCAAGTGTCGTTGTAGTAGCTGAAGGCGAGAACCTGGGAAGCATCTATGAACTTGCGAAACAAACGCAGAAAGAATTCCCGGATTATGACATCCGTGTGACCATTTTAGGACACATCCAGAGAGGAGGTTCTCCGAGCTGTGCAGACAGGGTACTGGCAAGCAGACTTGGTTATGGAGCCGTAATAGGATTAATGGAAGGCAGAACCAATGTAATGGCAGGAATGCGTTCTAACGATATGGTGTATACTCCTATTGAAGATGCCATTAAAAAACATAACGAAATCAATCAGGATCTTTTATTGATTTCAGAAATTTTAGCAATCTAA
- the gap gene encoding type I glyceraldehyde-3-phosphate dehydrogenase, which yields MSTIKVGINGFGRIGRLVFRAMTERSNIEVVGINDLINAEYMAYMLKYDSVHGIFPGEVSVEGNDLVVNGKKIRVTAEKDPNNLKWNEVGAEYIVESTGLFLSKDSAQAHINAGAKKVILSAPSKDDTPMFVMGVNHTELTDDIKILSNASCTTNCLAPLAKVIHDNFGIVEGLMTTVHATTATQKTVDGPSAKDWRGGRAALNNIIPSSTGAAKAVGKVIPSLNGKLTGMSFRVPTVDVSVVDLTVRLEKATSYDEICAAVKAASEGELKGILGYTEDAVVSQDFVGDKRTSIFDKDAGIMLSPNFVKLVSWYDNEMGYSNKLVDMLIHSASL from the coding sequence ATGTCAACAATTAAAGTAGGGATCAACGGATTCGGTAGAATTGGCCGTCTTGTATTCAGAGCAATGACTGAAAGAAGCAATATTGAGGTGGTAGGAATCAATGACCTTATCAATGCTGAATACATGGCTTACATGTTAAAATATGATTCAGTACACGGAATCTTCCCAGGTGAGGTATCTGTAGAAGGTAACGATCTTGTGGTAAACGGAAAAAAAATCAGAGTAACTGCTGAGAAAGATCCAAACAACCTAAAATGGAATGAAGTAGGTGCTGAATATATCGTAGAATCTACAGGTCTTTTCTTATCTAAAGATTCTGCTCAGGCTCACATCAATGCAGGGGCAAAAAAAGTAATTCTTTCTGCTCCTTCTAAAGATGACACTCCAATGTTTGTAATGGGAGTAAACCACACAGAACTTACAGATGATATCAAAATTTTATCTAACGCATCTTGTACTACAAACTGTTTAGCTCCTTTAGCTAAAGTGATCCACGATAACTTCGGAATCGTTGAAGGTCTTATGACAACAGTTCACGCTACAACAGCAACTCAAAAAACTGTTGACGGTCCTTCTGCAAAAGACTGGAGAGGCGGAAGAGCAGCTCTTAACAATATCATCCCTTCTTCTACTGGTGCTGCTAAAGCGGTAGGAAAAGTAATTCCTTCATTGAACGGAAAATTAACAGGGATGTCTTTCAGAGTACCGACCGTAGACGTTTCTGTAGTTGATTTAACAGTGAGATTAGAAAAAGCTACTTCTTACGATGAAATCTGTGCTGCAGTCAAAGCCGCTTCTGAAGGAGAGTTAAAAGGAATCTTAGGATACACTGAAGACGCTGTAGTTTCTCAGGATTTCGTAGGAGACAAGAGAACTTCTATCTTCGATAAAGATGCTGGTATCATGCTTTCTCCTAATTTTGTGAAACTTGTTTCTTGGTATGACAACGAAATGGGATATTCTAACAAATTAGTAGACATGCTCATCCACTCTGCTTCTTTATAA
- a CDS encoding TIGR03915 family putative DNA repair protein, producing MTTLLYDGSFDGLFTAVFEVFEYRYKEVEIISKERFYQENIFAEIHEVVTQNEKSERVLNKLEQNIGRSGIHQLLKVFLSEDPELEQLILSAVQQSVQHPNENILQNYADSSILGISKICKSVDRERHRMTAFVRFEKMQDGVYFAKIDPDFNVLPLILKHFKDRYQDQKWMIYDLRRNYGILYNLENCDFFYPEEKIDLNQYQNKFHEEENNYQKLWQRYFIKTNIVERKNLKLHMQHVPRRYWKYLTEKN from the coding sequence ATGACAACCCTACTCTACGACGGAAGTTTCGACGGACTTTTCACTGCAGTATTTGAAGTTTTCGAATACCGTTATAAAGAGGTGGAGATTATCAGTAAGGAAAGATTTTATCAGGAAAATATTTTTGCTGAAATTCATGAAGTGGTCACGCAGAACGAAAAATCTGAAAGGGTTTTAAATAAATTAGAACAAAATATAGGCAGATCCGGAATCCATCAGTTATTAAAAGTCTTTTTATCGGAAGATCCGGAATTGGAACAGTTGATTCTTTCAGCCGTACAACAATCTGTACAGCACCCGAATGAAAATATCCTTCAAAACTACGCAGACAGCAGCATATTGGGAATTTCAAAAATCTGTAAATCCGTAGACCGGGAAAGACACCGCATGACCGCCTTTGTAAGGTTTGAAAAGATGCAGGACGGCGTCTACTTTGCAAAAATAGACCCGGATTTTAATGTACTGCCTTTAATCTTAAAACATTTCAAAGACCGCTATCAGGATCAAAAATGGATGATCTATGATTTGAGAAGAAATTATGGTATTCTCTACAATCTGGAAAACTGCGATTTCTTTTATCCTGAAGAAAAAATAGATTTAAATCAATATCAGAATAAATTTCACGAAGAAGAAAATAATTATCAAAAACTCTGGCAGCGGTATTTTATTAAAACCAATATTGTGGAAAGAAAGAATTTGAAACTCCATATGCAGCACGTTCCGAGACGCTATTGGAAATATCTTACAGAGAAAAATTAA
- a CDS encoding DUF423 domain-containing protein, with product MKTITLVFGAVYGMLSVILGAFGAHALKKILSVERLESFETGVRYQMYAAFFLLIAGYILKFETTSEKWVSILMIAGTMLFSFSIYFLSLQDYLGANLKFLGPITPLGGLLMILSWGMLILYFAKNRI from the coding sequence ATGAAAACAATTACATTAGTTTTTGGTGCTGTTTACGGCATGTTATCAGTGATATTAGGAGCTTTCGGAGCACACGCTTTAAAGAAAATATTATCTGTAGAAAGATTAGAAAGTTTTGAAACGGGAGTAAGATATCAAATGTATGCAGCGTTCTTTTTGCTGATTGCAGGATATATTTTAAAGTTCGAGACTACTTCAGAAAAATGGGTTTCTATATTAATGATCGCAGGAACAATGCTTTTTTCGTTTAGTATTTATTTCTTGAGCCTTCAGGATTATCTAGGAGCAAATTTAAAGTTTTTAGGTCCGATCACACCGCTTGGAGGGTTATTGATGATCCTAAGTTGGGGAATGCTGATTCTTTACTTTGCTAAAAATAGAATTTAG
- a CDS encoding oxygenase MpaB family protein — protein sequence MEKTIVQPRFKDSPHFKDFWTKGNGKQLIDFSGAEISFDKFEEFAPFFYHTDEAGDNVVKDVYFTKKFHEASAEIEHYIRNGVSEDDHVPDSVRKLFSQTQKKPEWLDYNLLKSGAELCMRSNLDSLISLRDYCLIGGYDYAYLNKPLIVTEALKKGAVKRLSETLDFWVNATRCDALEIHAKGYEFAIKTRLIHSYARLSIKKHYKDWDTENWGEPINSWDMMATYIGFSLVFLHSLKKLGNTFSNEEEQGIFHLWKYVGYLLGIPENLLPDDKKQATEYFYLWTSIQPPSDKDSVLLAHSLLNESMENPILKFQFQRKNLRYLHICCTWFLLDDEVCRRLQIPDVSNRNVFPVTKKIINKIYDNLINRKSRIERGNKAQLKVLEDYLRITKNSNFH from the coding sequence ATGGAAAAGACAATTGTACAGCCGCGTTTTAAAGATTCTCCGCATTTCAAAGATTTCTGGACAAAAGGAAACGGGAAACAGCTTATTGATTTTTCCGGAGCCGAGATCAGTTTTGATAAGTTTGAAGAATTCGCTCCTTTCTTTTATCATACAGACGAAGCCGGCGACAATGTTGTAAAAGATGTTTATTTTACGAAAAAATTCCATGAAGCCTCCGCAGAAATTGAACATTATATCCGAAATGGTGTTTCAGAAGATGATCACGTACCGGACAGTGTAAGAAAATTGTTTTCCCAGACCCAGAAAAAACCAGAATGGCTTGATTATAATTTACTAAAAAGCGGTGCAGAACTCTGCATGAGAAGTAATTTAGATTCGTTGATTTCTTTAAGAGACTACTGCTTGATCGGCGGCTATGATTACGCTTACCTCAACAAACCGCTGATCGTAACAGAAGCTCTGAAAAAAGGAGCCGTAAAACGACTTTCCGAAACATTGGACTTCTGGGTGAATGCCACCCGCTGTGATGCATTAGAAATCCATGCAAAAGGATATGAATTCGCCATAAAAACCCGGCTTATCCATTCCTATGCAAGACTCTCAATAAAAAAACATTATAAAGACTGGGACACAGAAAACTGGGGCGAGCCTATCAATTCCTGGGATATGATGGCTACTTACATCGGTTTCAGTCTTGTATTTCTGCACAGTCTGAAAAAATTAGGAAATACTTTTTCAAATGAAGAAGAACAGGGAATTTTCCACCTTTGGAAATATGTAGGATATTTACTGGGTATTCCTGAAAATCTTCTGCCCGATGATAAAAAACAGGCGACTGAATACTTTTATTTATGGACTTCTATACAGCCTCCTTCCGATAAAGATTCTGTGCTGCTGGCTCATTCTTTATTGAATGAATCAATGGAAAACCCAATATTAAAATTTCAGTTTCAGAGGAAAAACTTGCGGTATCTGCATATCTGCTGTACCTGGTTTCTGCTGGATGACGAGGTATGCAGAAGACTGCAGATCCCAGATGTCTCTAACAGAAATGTATTCCCGGTCACAAAGAAAATCATCAATAAAATCTATGATAATCTCATAAACAGAAAGAGCCGAATAGAACGAGGAAATAAAGCACAGCTGAAGGTATTAGAGGATTATTTAAGAATAACAAAAAACTCCAATTTTCATTAA
- the recA gene encoding recombinase RecA — MSNIEDKKKALALVLDKLDKTYGKGTVMTLGDNSVDTTIEVIPSGSLGLDIALGVGGYPRGRIIEIYGPESSGKTTLTLHAIAEAQKAGGIAAFIDAEHAFDRNYAAKLGIDLENLIISQPDNGEQALEIADNLIRSGAIDIVVIDSVAALTPKAEIEGEMGDSKMGLHARLMSQALRKLTATISRTKCTVIFINQLREKIGVMFGNPETTTGGNALKFYASVRVDIRKASAPIKNGDEAVGSRVKVKIVKNKVAPPFKQAEFDIMYGEGVSKTGEILDQAVELAIVKKSGSWFSYEETKLGQGRDAVKDVLKDNPELSEELEGKIKELLKKK, encoded by the coding sequence ATGAGTAACATTGAAGATAAGAAAAAAGCACTGGCATTAGTGCTTGACAAGCTAGATAAAACGTACGGAAAAGGAACTGTAATGACTTTGGGAGACAACTCTGTGGACACTACCATTGAAGTGATCCCTTCCGGATCTTTAGGACTAGATATTGCATTAGGAGTAGGAGGATATCCAAGAGGAAGAATTATTGAAATCTACGGACCGGAATCTTCTGGGAAAACTACTTTAACACTTCACGCTATTGCTGAAGCTCAGAAAGCAGGAGGTATTGCTGCTTTTATTGATGCAGAGCATGCTTTCGACAGAAATTATGCTGCAAAACTAGGAATTGACCTGGAAAATCTAATTATATCACAGCCGGACAATGGTGAGCAGGCTTTAGAAATCGCTGATAACCTGATCCGTTCAGGCGCAATTGATATCGTTGTCATTGACTCTGTAGCTGCGCTTACTCCAAAAGCTGAGATCGAAGGGGAAATGGGAGATTCTAAAATGGGTCTTCACGCAAGATTGATGTCTCAGGCATTAAGAAAACTGACGGCTACGATTTCAAGAACAAAATGTACCGTGATTTTTATTAACCAGTTAAGAGAAAAAATCGGTGTCATGTTCGGAAATCCTGAAACAACAACCGGAGGTAACGCTTTGAAGTTTTACGCTTCTGTAAGAGTAGACATCAGAAAAGCCAGTGCCCCTATTAAAAACGGGGATGAAGCAGTAGGAAGCCGTGTAAAAGTGAAAATTGTAAAAAACAAAGTAGCACCGCCTTTCAAACAGGCTGAATTTGATATCATGTACGGTGAAGGAGTTTCTAAAACAGGAGAAATTCTTGACCAGGCTGTAGAATTAGCCATCGTAAAGAAAAGCGGTTCTTGGTTCAGCTACGAAGAAACGAAATTAGGACAGGGCCGTGATGCCGTAAAAGATGTTCTAAAGGATAATCCAGAACTTTCTGAAGAATTAGAAGGGAAGATTAAAGAACTATTGAAAAAGAAATAA
- the sucC gene encoding ADP-forming succinate--CoA ligase subunit beta: MNLHEYQSKEILAKYGVAIQRGFVANNVEEAVAAAEKLTAETGAQAWVVKAQIHAGGRGKGGGVKFSPNMDKLKENAQNIIGMQLITPQTSAEGKKVHSVLVAEDVYYPGETETKEFYVSILLDRAEGKNTIVYSTEGGMDIEHVAEVTPHLIHKEIIDPALGLQGFQARKIAFNLGLEGNAFKEFTKFIASLYNAYTGIDASLFEINPVLKTSDNKIIAVDAKVTLDDNSLFRHKDLAELRDTREEDPMDVEAGEAGLNFVKLDGNVACMVNGAGLAMATMDIIKLSGGNPANFLDVGGTADAQRVQTAFGIILRDPNVKAILINIFGGIVRCDRVAQGVVDAYKAMGSLPVPLIVRLQGTNAVEAKKLIDESGLPVHSAITLEEAANKVKEVLA; the protein is encoded by the coding sequence ATGAATCTTCACGAGTATCAATCAAAAGAGATTTTAGCAAAATACGGTGTAGCAATACAACGCGGTTTTGTTGCCAATAATGTGGAAGAAGCTGTAGCAGCTGCTGAAAAACTTACTGCTGAAACTGGAGCTCAGGCTTGGGTAGTAAAAGCACAAATTCACGCAGGTGGACGTGGTAAAGGTGGTGGTGTAAAGTTTTCTCCAAACATGGACAAACTTAAAGAAAATGCACAGAACATCATCGGAATGCAGTTGATCACTCCTCAAACTTCTGCTGAAGGTAAAAAAGTACACTCTGTTTTGGTTGCAGAAGATGTTTACTATCCTGGAGAAACTGAAACTAAAGAATTTTATGTTTCTATTCTTTTAGATAGAGCTGAAGGTAAAAATACAATCGTATATTCTACTGAAGGCGGGATGGATATTGAGCACGTTGCTGAAGTAACTCCTCATTTAATCCACAAAGAAATCATTGATCCTGCTTTAGGATTACAAGGTTTCCAAGCTAGAAAAATCGCTTTCAACTTAGGTCTTGAAGGAAATGCATTCAAAGAATTCACAAAATTCATTGCAAGTCTTTACAATGCTTATACTGGAATTGATGCTTCTCTTTTCGAAATCAACCCTGTATTAAAAACTTCTGATAATAAAATTATCGCTGTAGATGCTAAAGTAACTTTAGATGACAACTCATTATTCCGTCACAAAGATTTAGCTGAACTTAGAGATACAAGAGAAGAAGATCCAATGGATGTTGAGGCTGGTGAAGCTGGTCTTAACTTCGTGAAGTTAGATGGTAACGTTGCTTGTATGGTAAACGGTGCTGGTCTTGCAATGGCGACTATGGATATCATTAAACTATCTGGGGGTAACCCGGCTAACTTCCTTGACGTAGGAGGTACTGCAGATGCTCAGAGAGTACAGACTGCTTTTGGAATCATCCTAAGAGATCCAAACGTAAAAGCAATCTTGATCAACATCTTCGGAGGTATCGTAAGATGTGACAGAGTAGCTCAAGGTGTTGTAGACGCTTACAAAGCAATGGGAAGTCTTCCTGTTCCATTGATCGTAAGATTACAAGGGACTAATGCTGTAGAAGCTAAAAAATTAATTGATGAGTCTGGCCTTCCAGTACACTCTGCAATTACTTTAGAAGAAGCTGCAAACAAAGTAAAAGAAGTTTTAGCATAA
- a CDS encoding putative DNA modification/repair radical SAM protein codes for MNFDRLKEKLEILADAAKYDVSCSSSGGTRKNKKGALGDSSVSGICHTYTEDGRCVSLLKVLLTNHCIYDCAYCVSRSSNDIKRVAFTVEEVVDLTINFYRRNYIEGLFLSSGIFKNADTTMERLVRVAKKLRLEENFNGYIHLKSIPGASDELMQEAALYADRLSINLEIPTESGLKLLAPEKNREDMISPMRYIQHGISQYKDEKKIFRKVPKFAPAGQSTQMIVGATSENDLQIIKVADYFYKNFDLKRVYYSGYVPVLEDKRLPSLTTEVPMLRENRLYQSDWLMRFYGFKAEEILDPTMPFLDLEVDPKLSWALRNLHQFPVNLQTADYQMILRIPGIGVKTAKKIVSARRFQALNMDHLKKLGAAINRAKYFIDFNAGNMYLKYLTDKNFRKLLIGGSSSKFQNQFSQQLTLF; via the coding sequence ATGAATTTTGACCGCCTGAAAGAAAAACTCGAAATCCTCGCAGATGCAGCGAAATATGATGTTTCCTGCTCATCCAGCGGGGGTACGCGGAAGAATAAGAAGGGCGCTTTGGGAGACAGCTCCGTAAGCGGGATCTGTCATACCTATACCGAAGACGGGCGGTGTGTATCTCTCCTCAAGGTACTTTTGACCAACCACTGTATTTACGACTGTGCTTATTGTGTTTCAAGAAGTTCAAATGACATTAAAAGAGTAGCTTTCACAGTAGAAGAAGTAGTGGATCTAACTATCAATTTCTACCGCAGAAATTATATTGAAGGACTGTTTCTAAGCTCGGGTATTTTCAAAAATGCAGACACCACCATGGAACGCCTGGTGAGAGTAGCGAAGAAACTGCGTTTAGAGGAAAATTTCAACGGATATATTCATTTAAAATCAATTCCTGGTGCCAGTGATGAGCTGATGCAGGAAGCGGCATTGTATGCCGACAGATTATCAATCAATCTTGAGATCCCCACTGAAAGCGGCCTGAAATTACTGGCCCCTGAAAAAAACAGGGAAGATATGATCAGCCCCATGCGTTATATCCAACACGGCATCTCGCAGTACAAGGATGAAAAGAAGATCTTCCGTAAAGTTCCAAAATTCGCGCCTGCAGGACAATCTACCCAGATGATCGTGGGTGCCACCAGCGAAAATGATTTACAGATCATTAAAGTGGCAGATTATTTTTATAAAAATTTTGATCTGAAAAGGGTATACTATTCAGGTTACGTTCCAGTTTTAGAAGATAAAAGACTTCCTTCATTAACGACAGAAGTGCCGATGCTGAGAGAAAACCGGCTGTATCAATCCGACTGGCTGATGAGATTTTACGGATTTAAAGCTGAAGAAATTTTAGATCCCACTATGCCGTTTTTAGATCTTGAAGTAGATCCAAAATTAAGCTGGGCATTGAGAAACTTACATCAATTCCCTGTCAATCTCCAGACCGCAGATTATCAAATGATTTTAAGAATCCCGGGAATCGGAGTAAAAACAGCTAAAAAAATTGTGAGTGCAAGACGCTTCCAGGCATTAAATATGGACCATCTGAAAAAGCTGGGAGCAGCTATCAACCGTGCTAAATACTTTATAGATTTCAATGCAGGAAATATGTATTTAAAATATTTAACTGATAAAAACTTTAGGAAACTGCTTATCGGCGGAAGTTCTTCTAAGTTCCAGAATCAGTTTTCTCAGCAGCTGACTTTGTTTTAA